The Castanea sativa cultivar Marrone di Chiusa Pesio chromosome 11, ASM4071231v1 genome contains a region encoding:
- the LOC142615474 gene encoding F-box protein CPR1-like, with protein MFEYLPFEVLLEILHRLPLKSLIQFRCVSKSCNSLITSPAFIYSSLTRSLSDSNKLIVRYLDVKPHVERYKLIDEDNDNNDSLSEQIQDLEFPLRSSLAYFQLVGSVNGLFCLYEENRFILWNPCIRKFITLPKPSVTGLFPCYLALGFDSRNNDYKVVRIAYQLVKNRSLGAKPPLVDVYSVREGSWRITSGGDSYPPKITISNWPHQAASLNGAVYFPANDWGEAQSSVVLSFDLGDEVFRVISLPYGKFKLDARFGTSVFKGLLSLICYEHWHMGEYYMCSVKSCSVWIMKEYGVVDSWTKQFTINLDMRYWKVLGFWKNDHILVQKIQVPGSMFFSYDPESQQVNNLGFCRSTCYIYSYADNYVENLVLLDKPNDVVSKRKVSKKRKCR; from the exons atgTTTGAGTATCTGCCATTCGAAGTGTTGCTGGAGATCCTGCATAGACTACCCTTGAAATCCCTAATTCAATTCAGGTGCGTTTCCAAATCATGCAACTCTCTAATTACAAGTCCTGCCTTCATCTATTCCAGTCTCACTCGATCACTCTCCGATTCCAACAAATTAATTGTTAGGTATTTGGATGTCAAACCCCATGTAGAGCGCTACAAATTAATAGACGAAGACAATGACAATAATGACTCCTTATCTGAACAAATTCAAGATCTTGAGTTCCCACTAAGGAGTAGTTTGGCCTATTTTCAATTAGTCGGTTCCGTGAATGGATTGTTTTGCCTTTATGAAGAAAACCGCTTTATTCTTTGGAATCCTTGTATTAGAAAATTTATTACCCTTCCCAAGCCTTCCGTTACTGGCCTCTTTCCTTGTTATTTAGCGCTTGGGTTTGATTCGAGGAACAATGATTATAAGGTGGTGAGAATTGCATATCAATTAGTAAAAAATAGGTCCTTAGGTGCCAAACCACCTCTGGTTGATGTTTACTCTGTAAGGGAGGGATCTTGGAGAATAACTAGTGGTGGCGACTCGTATCCGCCTAAGATTACTATTAGTAATTGGCCCCATCAAGCAGCTTCTTTAAATGGAGCTGTTTATTTTCCGGCGAATGATTGGGGCGAAGCCCAGAGTTCAGTAGTTTTGTCATTTGATTTAGGTGATGAGGTTTTCCGCGTGATATCCTTGCCATATGGTAAATTCAAATTGGATGCTCGTTTTGGTACCTCAGTATTCAAAGGATTGCTTTCTCTAATATGTTATGAGCATTGGCATATGGGCGAGTATTATATGTGCAGTGTCAAGAGTTGTTCTGTTTGGATTATGAAAGAGTATGGTGTTGTGGATTCTTGGACTAAACAGTTCACTATTAACCTCGATATGCGATATTGGAAAGTGTTAGGTTTCTGGAAGAATGATCATATATTAGTGCAGAAAATACAAGTACCTGGTTCGATGTTCTTTTCATATGACCCTGAGAGCCAACAAGTGAACAATTTGGGGTTTTGTAGAAGCACATGCTATATTTATTCTTATGCTGATAATTATGTGGAGAATCTTGTCTTACTTGACAAACCAAATGATGTAGTTTCCAAGAGGAAAGTGAGCAAGAAGAGGAAGTGCAG ATAA